A part of Triplophysa dalaica isolate WHDGS20190420 chromosome 17, ASM1584641v1, whole genome shotgun sequence genomic DNA contains:
- the baiap2l1a gene encoding brain-specific angiogenesis inhibitor 1-associated protein 2-like protein 1a isoform X1: protein MSRIPDDVNKLTESTYKNVVEQFNPGLRNLVNLGKSYEKSVSAMTMAGKVYFDAVSKIGESAAESPVSREFGVVLMEISEVHKKVQLELEESFKKFHRELITELEKKTDMDIKYMNATFKRYQSEHKIRQDCLDKSQAELKKMRRKSQGKNSSKYQFKENECLETITSRQTDMQAFIAEGCREALLEEKRRFCFLVDKHCAFTYELTAFHDKAKELLTVKLPSWQDKCTDATQVPDTVNTMIDSLQTPLSVIPETSPTSEHSIRKKSVNPPPAPSLKAQTSPLANMFYQDAPRSPIPSEQYSDQDSLDENGMSRSTSLSSGMDVGKKTRVQTIFPHTAGNNETLLSFDDGDIITLLIQEERDGWLYGELEHAGQRGWFPSSYCRTYNEPEIGNREESLMHSQTDGPECRGELEEPVLLPPPDYSDSFGDRPIKPSIPSPKNTQVPNGHSMHPLLGGGNPFSTVRLRPTVTNDRSAPIV from the exons ATGTCTCGAATCCCGGACGACGTGAACAAACTCACCGAGAGCACTTATAAG AATGTGGTGGAGCAGTTCAATCCAGGGCTGCGAAATCTAGTCAACCTGGGGAAGAGCTATGAGAAATCAGTGTCAG CGATGACCATGGCCGGAAAGGTATATTTTGACGCAGTCTCAAAGATTGGGGAAAGTGCTGCAGAATCACCGGTGTCCAGAGAGTTTG GTGTGGTTCTCATGGAGATTTCAGAAGTGCATAAGAAGGTCCAACTGGAACTGGAGGAATCT TTCAAGAAGTTCCACAGGGAGCTCATCACCGAACTGGAAAAGAAAACAGATATGGACATCAAGTACATGAAT GCCACTTTCAAAAGATACCAGtcagagcacaaaataagacaagACTGTTTGGACAAATCACAAGCTGAACTGAAGAAAATGCGCAGAAAAAGTCAAGGGAagaattcttctaaatatcaaTTCAAAGAAAATGAG TGTTTAGAGACCATCACATCCCGGCAGACAGACATGCAGGCATTTATTGCAGAGGGATGCAGGGAAGCCCTGTTGGAGGAGAAGAGGAGATTCTGTTTTCTAGTGGATAAACACTGTGCCTTCACTTATGAGCTCACAGCATTTCATGACAAG GCCAAAGAGTTGCTGACTGTAAAACTTCCCAGCTGGCAGGATAAGTGTACCGATGCCACCCAAGTGCCCGACACAGTGAATACCATGATTGACAGCCTTCAGACCCCACTGTCAGTCATACCAGAGACCTCGCCGACGTCAGAGCACAGCATCAGG aaaAAATCTGTGAATCCGCCTCCAGCCCCGTCACTCAAAGCCCAAACGAGCCCACTGGCCAACATGTTCTATCAGGACGCTCCCAGGAGCCCCATCCCATCTGAGCAGTACTCAG ATCAGGACAGTCTAGATGAAAATGGCATGTCCAGATCTACGTCTTTGTCTAGCGGGATGGATGTGGGAAAAAAGACTAGGGTACAAACTATTTTCCCCCACACAGCAGGGAATAATGAGACTCTGCTGAGCTTTGATGATGGAGACATCATTACACTGCTGATTCAAGAGGAGCGGGACGGATGGCTGTATGGAGAACTAGAACATGCTGGACA ACGGGGTTGGTTTCCTTCATCCTATTGTCGAACTTACAATGAGCCAGAGATCGGGAACAG AGAGGAGAGCTTGATGCACAGTCAGACTGATGGTCCAGAGTGCCGGGGGGAGCTGGAGGAGCCCGTGCTGCTGCCCCCGCCTGACTACAGTGACTCATTTGGGGACAGACCCATCAAGCCCTCCATCCCCTCTCCAAAGAACACG
- the tmem130 gene encoding transmembrane protein 130 isoform X1 has translation MGPHYRIWSVLLHTFLSLISVAVGIPDNLIHSSGDVPGKITFRQMEGNYTYLRDSGALASCVPTLVTFDLLDQRRNFRSAVFKYTWDFGNGKVFEGPEPFVHCSYSSPGNYTFILRIGANITKQSRINGLYSIDLTVLDAIQSIELRGPLSYNVDQRSSLSFQVGGSPPVWYCWRLLPDCQSPSPMSCDSVRLYENIFNLNYTFTSVGTYCLEISVRNNISNLQTSYNIHVQDSPVNHLIFILPCAAVIFATLIFISVSVCCPLQESGFVCKTLVSDMSYDAVTDIEMHAKDAASPLKDNCPLQTSSRRIESQSLLHQQGMYNH, from the exons ATGGGTCCCCATTATAG GATCTGGAGTGTTCTGCTTCACACTTTTCTCTCACTCATCTCTGTTGCTGTTGGCATACCCGACAACTTAATCCATTCATCTG GAGATGTGCCAGGAAAGATCACCTTCCGTCAGATGGAGGGGAATTACACATATTTGCGGGACAGTGGCGCTCTGGCCTCATGCGTACCCACCCTGGTTACTTTTGATCTCCTTGACCAAAGGCGTAACTTTCGCTCTGCTGTTTTCAAATACACATGGGACTTTGGCAATGG GAAAGTATTTGAAGGCCCAGAGCCTTTTGTGCATTGTAGCTACTCCTCACCTGGGAATTACACCTTTATATTGAGGATTGGAGCCAACATAACCAAACAATCCAGAATTAACGGACTGTACTCTATAGATTTGACTGTGTTAG atGCCATACAAAGTATTGAATTGAGAGGACCATTGAGTTATAACGTGGACCAAAGGAGTAGCCTGTCCTTTCAGGTTGGAGGAag TCCTCCGGTTTGGTACTGCTGGAGACTTTTGCCTGATTGTCAATCACCCAGTCCAATGTCCTGCGACTCAGTCAGGCTTTACGAAAATATATTCAATCTGAACTACACCTTCACATCAGTAGGAACGTATTGCTTAGAAATCAGCGTGAGAAATAATATCAGCAATCTTCAGACATCCTACAACATCCACGTTCAGGACAGCC CTGTGAATCACCTCATCTTTATTTTGCCCTGTGCTGCAGTGATTTTTGCTACTCTCATATTCATCTCTGTCTCGGTGTGTTGTCCACTGCAAGAATCGGGTTTTGTATGTAAGACACTG GTATCGGATATGAGTTATGATGCTGTCACAGACATTGAGATGCATGCCAAGGATGCAGCCTCCCCCTTGAAGGATAATTGTCCATTACAAACATCTTCCAGACGAATTGAATCACAGTCCCTTCTTCATCAGCAAGGGATGTACAATCATTAA
- the baiap2l1a gene encoding brain-specific angiogenesis inhibitor 1-associated protein 2-like protein 1a isoform X2, with the protein MSRIPDDVNKLTESTYKNVVEQFNPGLRNLVNLGKSYEKSVSAMTMAGKVYFDAVSKIGESAAESPVSREFGVVLMEISEVHKKVQLELEESFKKFHRELITELEKKTDMDIKYMNATFKRYQSEHKIRQDCLDKSQAELKKMRRKSQGKNSSKYQFKENECLETITSRQTDMQAFIAEGCREALLEEKRRFCFLVDKHCAFTYELTAFHDKAKELLTVKLPSWQDKCTDATQVPDTVNTMIDSLQTPLSVIPETSPTSEHSIRKKSVNPPPAPSLKAQTSPLANMFYQDAPRSPIPSEQYSDQDSLDENGMSRSTSLSSGMDVGKKTRVQTIFPHTAGNNETLLSFDDGDIITLLIQEERDGWLYGELEHAGQRGWFPSSYCRTYNEPEIGNREESLMHSQTDGPECRGELEEPVLLPPPDYSDSFGDRPIKPSIPSPKNTVPNGHSMHPLLGGGNPFSTVRLRPTVTNDRSAPIV; encoded by the exons ATGTCTCGAATCCCGGACGACGTGAACAAACTCACCGAGAGCACTTATAAG AATGTGGTGGAGCAGTTCAATCCAGGGCTGCGAAATCTAGTCAACCTGGGGAAGAGCTATGAGAAATCAGTGTCAG CGATGACCATGGCCGGAAAGGTATATTTTGACGCAGTCTCAAAGATTGGGGAAAGTGCTGCAGAATCACCGGTGTCCAGAGAGTTTG GTGTGGTTCTCATGGAGATTTCAGAAGTGCATAAGAAGGTCCAACTGGAACTGGAGGAATCT TTCAAGAAGTTCCACAGGGAGCTCATCACCGAACTGGAAAAGAAAACAGATATGGACATCAAGTACATGAAT GCCACTTTCAAAAGATACCAGtcagagcacaaaataagacaagACTGTTTGGACAAATCACAAGCTGAACTGAAGAAAATGCGCAGAAAAAGTCAAGGGAagaattcttctaaatatcaaTTCAAAGAAAATGAG TGTTTAGAGACCATCACATCCCGGCAGACAGACATGCAGGCATTTATTGCAGAGGGATGCAGGGAAGCCCTGTTGGAGGAGAAGAGGAGATTCTGTTTTCTAGTGGATAAACACTGTGCCTTCACTTATGAGCTCACAGCATTTCATGACAAG GCCAAAGAGTTGCTGACTGTAAAACTTCCCAGCTGGCAGGATAAGTGTACCGATGCCACCCAAGTGCCCGACACAGTGAATACCATGATTGACAGCCTTCAGACCCCACTGTCAGTCATACCAGAGACCTCGCCGACGTCAGAGCACAGCATCAGG aaaAAATCTGTGAATCCGCCTCCAGCCCCGTCACTCAAAGCCCAAACGAGCCCACTGGCCAACATGTTCTATCAGGACGCTCCCAGGAGCCCCATCCCATCTGAGCAGTACTCAG ATCAGGACAGTCTAGATGAAAATGGCATGTCCAGATCTACGTCTTTGTCTAGCGGGATGGATGTGGGAAAAAAGACTAGGGTACAAACTATTTTCCCCCACACAGCAGGGAATAATGAGACTCTGCTGAGCTTTGATGATGGAGACATCATTACACTGCTGATTCAAGAGGAGCGGGACGGATGGCTGTATGGAGAACTAGAACATGCTGGACA ACGGGGTTGGTTTCCTTCATCCTATTGTCGAACTTACAATGAGCCAGAGATCGGGAACAG AGAGGAGAGCTTGATGCACAGTCAGACTGATGGTCCAGAGTGCCGGGGGGAGCTGGAGGAGCCCGTGCTGCTGCCCCCGCCTGACTACAGTGACTCATTTGGGGACAGACCCATCAAGCCCTCCATCCCCTCTCCAAAGAACACG
- the tmem130 gene encoding transmembrane protein 130 isoform X2, with protein MEGNYTYLRDSGALASCVPTLVTFDLLDQRRNFRSAVFKYTWDFGNGKVFEGPEPFVHCSYSSPGNYTFILRIGANITKQSRINGLYSIDLTVLDAIQSIELRGPLSYNVDQRSSLSFQVGGSPPVWYCWRLLPDCQSPSPMSCDSVRLYENIFNLNYTFTSVGTYCLEISVRNNISNLQTSYNIHVQDSPVNHLIFILPCAAVIFATLIFISVSVCCPLQESGFVCKTLVSDMSYDAVTDIEMHAKDAASPLKDNCPLQTSSRRIESQSLLHQQGMYNH; from the exons ATGGAGGGGAATTACACATATTTGCGGGACAGTGGCGCTCTGGCCTCATGCGTACCCACCCTGGTTACTTTTGATCTCCTTGACCAAAGGCGTAACTTTCGCTCTGCTGTTTTCAAATACACATGGGACTTTGGCAATGG GAAAGTATTTGAAGGCCCAGAGCCTTTTGTGCATTGTAGCTACTCCTCACCTGGGAATTACACCTTTATATTGAGGATTGGAGCCAACATAACCAAACAATCCAGAATTAACGGACTGTACTCTATAGATTTGACTGTGTTAG atGCCATACAAAGTATTGAATTGAGAGGACCATTGAGTTATAACGTGGACCAAAGGAGTAGCCTGTCCTTTCAGGTTGGAGGAag TCCTCCGGTTTGGTACTGCTGGAGACTTTTGCCTGATTGTCAATCACCCAGTCCAATGTCCTGCGACTCAGTCAGGCTTTACGAAAATATATTCAATCTGAACTACACCTTCACATCAGTAGGAACGTATTGCTTAGAAATCAGCGTGAGAAATAATATCAGCAATCTTCAGACATCCTACAACATCCACGTTCAGGACAGCC CTGTGAATCACCTCATCTTTATTTTGCCCTGTGCTGCAGTGATTTTTGCTACTCTCATATTCATCTCTGTCTCGGTGTGTTGTCCACTGCAAGAATCGGGTTTTGTATGTAAGACACTG GTATCGGATATGAGTTATGATGCTGTCACAGACATTGAGATGCATGCCAAGGATGCAGCCTCCCCCTTGAAGGATAATTGTCCATTACAAACATCTTCCAGACGAATTGAATCACAGTCCCTTCTTCATCAGCAAGGGATGTACAATCATTAA